Within Micromonospora narathiwatensis, the genomic segment GGTGGCGCTGCGCTTCTCCGGCGTGATCGTCAAGGTCCTCCGGCCGGGCGGCATCGAGGTGCTGACCCGGATCGCCGGCCTGCTGCTGGCCGCCATCGCGGTGCAGCTCATCGCCGACGCGGTGGCCGCCTTCGTGACCCAGTACGTCACCACGCACTGACCCGCCGGCCCGTCGTCGCCGGCGTGTCGTACCGGGATGGCAGGATCTCAGGCGTGCGACGACCCTCCCCGACCGGACGACCGACCGGCGGCCGGCCGCCCCGGCCCCGCCCAGAGCAGGCCGAGCAGCTCGGCTTCGAGGGGATGCCGGAGCGCCTCTTCGTCTGCACACCCAGCAAGCTCGGCGCGTACGCCGACTGCCCCCGGCGCTACCGCTACTCCTACGTCGACCGGCCCGCGCCGCCCAAGGGGCCACCGTGGGCGCACAACTCGCTCGGCGCCAGCGTCCACACCGCGCTGAAGAACTGGTACGCGCTCGCGCCGGACCGCCGCCGCCCCGAGGCGCTGGGCACGCTGCTCAAGGGCACCTGGGTGCGCGAGGGCTACCGCGACGACGAGCAGGAGCGGGACGCCTTCCGCCGGGCGCTGGCCTGGCTGGAGTCGTACGTGGCGGGGCTCGATCCGGCCGACGAGCCGGTCGGGGTGGAACGGGTGGTCGCCGTCAAGACCGGGGTGCTCGCGTTCAACGGCCGGGCCGACCGGATCGACTCCCGTCCCGGTCCCGACGGGCGGCCCGAGCTGGTCATCGTCGACTACAAGACCGGCCGCACCGGGCTGGACACCGACGACGCCCGCGGCTCGCAGGCCCTGGCCCTCTACGCGTACGCGGCCGAGCGGGTGTTCCGCCGGCCCTGCCGCCGGGTCGAGTTGCACCACCTGCCCACCGGCACGGTCGCCGCGCACGAGCACACCGCCGAGTCGCTGCACCGGCAGTTGACCCGGGCCGAGGAGACCGCCCGGGACATCATGGCCGCCGAGCGGGCGGTCGCCGACGGCACCGACCCCGACGAGGCGTTCCCCACCACCCCGGGGCCGCGCTGCGGCTGGTGTGACTACCGGCGCACCTGCCCGACGGGGGCGCAGACGCCCGGCAAGGAGCCGTGGTCGGCCGTGGAACGGCCCGCCGACCCGATCTCCGGCCTCGACTGATCCGTCAGGCGGTGGTGAGCCGGGCCGCGCGTTCTCTGGCGGCCTGCTGCAACGGCCCCTCCCGATAGCGGCGCGGCAGCGCCGCCAGGGCCAGCCGCAGCGCCCGGACGCTCAGATCCGCCGACAGCGCGGTGGTGGGCAGGCCCAGGCCGCCGTACAACCGGCGGGCCCAGGCCGGCAGCAGCGCCAGCGCGGTGCCGGCGATCCCCAGGTACGCCCAGCGCGGCGGGCCGAGGTGCAGGCCGAGCCGCGCCGGCAGGCTGAGCTTCCACGGGATCGGCGGGGCGGTCAGGAAGAGGGCGGTCTCGGCCGCCTCCCTTGTCATCCGCAGCTGCGGACGGATCCGCCGGTAGTAGTCGGCCACCTCGGCGGCGGTGCCCGGCACGTCGGCCGGGTCCAGCCCGACCAGGGCCGCCGTCCGGCGCTGCTCGGTGTAGTAGGCGTCGACCTCGGCGTCGGTGAGGGCGAGCCCGGCCCGACGGGCGGTGCTGACGAACGACTCGACCTCGGCGACGTGCACCCAGCGCAGCAGCTCCGGTTCGTCGATCCGGAACCGCTCACCGGTGAACGGGTCGGTGGCCCGCATCCGGCCGTGCAGCGTACGCAGCCGGTGGCCGGCCGACTCGGCCTCGGCCACGGTGCCGTAGACCGTCGTCGCCACGTAGTTGGCGGTCCGGACCAGCCGGCCCCACGCGTCGGTGCGGTAGTTGCTGTTCTGGGCCACGCCGGCCATCGCCCGGGGGTGCAACGCCTGGAGGTAGAGCGAACGCAGGCCGGCGACGATCAGGATCGGCTCCGCGTGCACCTTCCACGTGACCGATCCCGGACCGAACAGGCCGAGGTCATCGGTGTCCACCGCCCAAGGGTGCCACGCGCCGGACCGGCCTCGTA encodes:
- a CDS encoding oxygenase MpaB family protein produces the protein MDTDDLGLFGPGSVTWKVHAEPILIVAGLRSLYLQALHPRAMAGVAQNSNYRTDAWGRLVRTANYVATTVYGTVAEAESAGHRLRTLHGRMRATDPFTGERFRIDEPELLRWVHVAEVESFVSTARRAGLALTDAEVDAYYTEQRRTAALVGLDPADVPGTAAEVADYYRRIRPQLRMTREAAETALFLTAPPIPWKLSLPARLGLHLGPPRWAYLGIAGTALALLPAWARRLYGGLGLPTTALSADLSVRALRLALAALPRRYREGPLQQAARERAARLTTA
- a CDS encoding RecB family exonuclease, producing MPERLFVCTPSKLGAYADCPRRYRYSYVDRPAPPKGPPWAHNSLGASVHTALKNWYALAPDRRRPEALGTLLKGTWVREGYRDDEQERDAFRRALAWLESYVAGLDPADEPVGVERVVAVKTGVLAFNGRADRIDSRPGPDGRPELVIVDYKTGRTGLDTDDARGSQALALYAYAAERVFRRPCRRVELHHLPTGTVAAHEHTAESLHRQLTRAEETARDIMAAERAVADGTDPDEAFPTTPGPRCGWCDYRRTCPTGAQTPGKEPWSAVERPADPISGLD